A single genomic interval of Christensenellaceae bacterium 44-20 harbors:
- a CDS encoding dihydrolipoamide acetyltransferase family protein codes for MANVVIMPKVGITVTDCILTTWYKKVGDTVEKGEPLFSYETDKASIDEESEFSGTILDLFYEEGDVVECLADVCVIGEPGEKYERPAGAAPAAAPEAPAAEAAPAPAAAPAAAAAPKAEANGAPISPRAKTFAKQLGVETDGIAPTGPEGRVIARDVIAAAEAGTAKKAEAPAAAVAEAPKSGGYTDKKQSNVRKVIARAMSTSLSTIPQLTLNTSFDATAVLALRKKFKECTFTDEFAGITLNDMMIHAVSKVLPAFPELNAHLLDDTLRVFDDVNIGCAVDTDRGLLVPAVVAADKMSLLEVSQNLKTVVAAAKQGNINPDLLNCGTFTVSNLGSFGIESFTPVINPPQTGILGVDGITYRMKKNGETYPAMGLSLTFDHRAIDGAPAAHFLKALVNYLENFDMMQMK; via the coding sequence ATGGCAAACGTTGTGATTATGCCGAAAGTTGGCATTACAGTAACGGATTGTATCCTGACGACCTGGTATAAGAAAGTCGGCGATACGGTTGAGAAGGGCGAGCCGCTGTTCTCTTACGAGACGGATAAGGCTTCCATCGATGAAGAGTCGGAATTCTCCGGCACGATTCTGGATCTGTTCTATGAAGAAGGCGATGTCGTCGAGTGCCTGGCAGACGTATGCGTCATTGGCGAGCCCGGCGAGAAATATGAGCGCCCGGCAGGCGCAGCTCCGGCAGCAGCGCCCGAAGCGCCGGCGGCAGAGGCGGCTCCCGCTCCTGCGGCAGCTCCAGCAGCGGCAGCAGCGCCTAAGGCAGAGGCAAACGGCGCGCCCATCTCCCCCAGAGCAAAAACTTTTGCAAAGCAGCTGGGCGTGGAGACGGACGGCATTGCGCCCACCGGCCCCGAGGGCAGAGTGATCGCAAGAGACGTCATCGCGGCGGCAGAAGCGGGCACGGCCAAGAAGGCGGAAGCGCCTGCGGCAGCTGTGGCAGAGGCGCCGAAATCCGGCGGATATACGGACAAGAAGCAGAGCAACGTCCGCAAAGTCATTGCTCGGGCGATGTCCACCTCGCTTTCCACCATCCCGCAGCTCACGCTCAACACCAGCTTCGATGCGACGGCCGTTCTGGCGCTGCGCAAGAAGTTCAAAGAGTGCACCTTCACGGATGAGTTCGCAGGCATCACGCTCAACGATATGATGATCCACGCGGTCTCCAAAGTTCTGCCGGCTTTCCCCGAGCTGAACGCACACCTGCTGGATGATACCCTGCGCGTGTTCGACGACGTCAACATCGGCTGCGCGGTGGATACGGACAGAGGCCTGCTGGTTCCCGCGGTTGTCGCGGCAGACAAGATGAGCCTGCTGGAAGTTTCCCAGAACCTCAAGACGGTTGTCGCCGCTGCAAAGCAGGGCAATATCAACCCGGATCTTTTAAACTGCGGCACGTTCACGGTCAGCAACCTGGGCAGCTTCGGCATCGAGAGCTTCACGCCTGTGATCAACCCGCCGCAGACGGGCATTCTGGGCGTAGACGGCATCACCTACCGCATGAAGAAGAACGGCGAGACATACCCGGCAATGGGCCTTTCCCTGACCTTCGACCACAGAGCCATCGACGGCGCTCCTGCGGCGCACTTCCTCAAAGCACTCGTGAACTATCTCGAGAACTTTGATATGATGCAGATGAAATAA
- the lpdA gene encoding dihydrolipoyl dehydrogenase yields MNKRYDVAVLGGGPGGYEAAIRCSQLGLKTALIEARELGGTCLNRGCIPTKALLHSAELYEEAKNAAKFGVSTGEITYDYAKIAANKDAVVARLTGGIGALEAAHGVDVVTGFGKLTSANTIEVDNGTTVEADKIILATGSAPARPPIPGIDGKNVVTSDEVLAMKELPDSFVIIGGGVIGMEFTTLFATLGKKVTVIEMMPSILPGVDADIVNSLKASLKKKGVTIINNAKVTGIEGGDTVSVSYELNGKSEVATGSVCVVSVGRRAMTAGIGLEELGIKMNRAFVEVDSCMQTSIKNIYAIGDITGKIQLAHVASAQGMVAAANCAGRTATMSYDVVPACIYSSPEIAYIGMTADKAKEAGYDVEIGSFNVAGNGRAMVMGANSGVVKIIAQKTTGKILGAQIFAPRATDMIGEIAVLMKKNGTVADLSDTIHPHPTVCETLMEAAHDAEGLSCNAMPKKKK; encoded by the coding sequence ATGAACAAACGTTATGACGTTGCAGTTTTGGGCGGCGGCCCCGGCGGCTATGAAGCGGCCATTCGCTGCTCGCAGCTTGGCCTGAAGACGGCGCTCATCGAGGCGCGGGAGCTGGGCGGAACCTGCCTCAACAGAGGCTGCATCCCCACCAAAGCCCTGCTGCACAGCGCAGAGCTCTATGAGGAAGCGAAAAACGCTGCGAAATTCGGCGTCTCCACCGGCGAGATCACCTATGATTACGCGAAAATCGCCGCCAACAAAGATGCTGTCGTCGCCAGACTGACGGGCGGCATCGGCGCATTGGAAGCGGCGCACGGCGTTGATGTTGTAACCGGGTTTGGCAAGCTGACCAGCGCCAACACCATCGAGGTAGACAACGGCACAACCGTCGAGGCGGATAAGATCATCCTGGCCACCGGTTCCGCGCCTGCCCGCCCCCCGATCCCCGGCATTGACGGCAAAAATGTCGTTACCAGCGACGAGGTGCTGGCCATGAAAGAGCTGCCGGATAGCTTCGTCATCATCGGCGGCGGCGTCATCGGCATGGAGTTCACCACGCTGTTCGCGACGCTGGGCAAGAAGGTTACTGTTATTGAAATGATGCCTTCCATCCTGCCGGGCGTAGATGCGGATATCGTCAACTCCCTGAAAGCCAGCCTGAAGAAAAAGGGCGTTACCATCATCAACAACGCCAAGGTTACGGGCATCGAGGGCGGCGATACGGTTTCCGTCAGCTATGAGCTGAACGGCAAGAGCGAAGTCGCCACGGGCAGCGTCTGCGTCGTCAGCGTCGGCCGCCGCGCCATGACGGCTGGCATCGGCCTGGAAGAGCTGGGCATCAAGATGAACCGCGCGTTCGTCGAAGTGGACAGCTGCATGCAGACCAGCATCAAGAACATCTACGCCATCGGCGATATCACGGGCAAGATTCAGCTGGCTCACGTCGCTTCTGCTCAGGGCATGGTCGCCGCGGCCAACTGCGCCGGCAGAACCGCAACCATGAGCTACGATGTCGTCCCGGCCTGCATCTACTCCTCTCCCGAGATTGCCTACATCGGCATGACGGCAGACAAGGCGAAAGAAGCTGGCTATGATGTGGAAATTGGCTCCTTCAACGTCGCCGGCAACGGCAGAGCCATGGTCATGGGCGCCAACAGCGGCGTCGTGAAAATCATCGCCCAGAAGACCACGGGCAAAATCCTGGGCGCGCAGATTTTCGCTCCCAGAGCCACGGATATGATCGGCGAAATTGCCGTCCTGATGAAAAAGAACGGCACGGTTGCAGATCTCTCGGATACCATCCACCCGCACCCCACCGTCTGCGAGACGCTGATGGAAGCGGCGCACGATGCAGAAGGCCTCTCCTGCAACGCGATGCCCAAGAAAAAGAAATAA
- a CDS encoding GNAT family N-acetyltransferase, translated as MEHKIVIAETERLILRRYQKEDLPDLFEYLSDREVVEYEPYQPLTLDEAKENLKWRIGTDEMIAIELRSSHKMIGNIYMGKRDFESLELGYVLNKNYWRRGYAAESCKALIEQAFSNGVHRIYAECDPCNQNSWRLLEALGFRREAHFKKNVYFWKDENGRAIWKDTYVYAKLNAQK; from the coding sequence ATGGAGCACAAAATAGTCATAGCCGAAACAGAGCGGTTGATTTTAAGAAGATACCAAAAAGAGGATTTGCCGGATCTATTTGAATATCTATCCGATAGGGAAGTCGTGGAATATGAGCCGTATCAGCCCCTAACCCTGGACGAAGCAAAAGAAAACCTTAAATGGCGCATCGGAACAGATGAAATGATCGCGATCGAGCTGAGGAGTTCCCATAAAATGATCGGCAACATCTATATGGGAAAACGCGATTTTGAATCATTGGAGCTAGGGTACGTCCTGAATAAAAACTACTGGAGGCGCGGTTATGCGGCCGAAAGCTGCAAGGCCTTAATTGAGCAGGCATTTTCAAATGGCGTTCATCGAATATACGCCGAGTGCGATCCCTGCAACCAAAATTCATGGAGATTGCTCGAAGCATTGGGGTTTCGGCGCGAAGCTCATTTCAAAAAGAACGTATATTTCTGGAAGGATGAAAACGGCAGAGCGATTTGGAAAGATACTTATGTATATGCCAAATTGAATGCCCAAAAATAG
- a CDS encoding RNHCP domain-containing protein has product MNLEKKQPGQEKPQEVCFVCQACGAVIMQEGAGSRHRNHCPKCLASVHLDEQPGDRASPCKGVMDAIGVWVRKDGEWAILHRCRKCGAIHSNRIAADDNPIKLVSIALKPLASPPFPLEMLEQMAAIENKK; this is encoded by the coding sequence TTGAATTTAGAGAAGAAACAGCCGGGCCAGGAGAAGCCGCAGGAGGTCTGCTTTGTCTGCCAAGCCTGCGGAGCAGTTATCATGCAGGAGGGCGCGGGCAGCCGGCACCGCAATCACTGCCCAAAGTGCCTGGCCAGCGTCCATTTGGATGAACAGCCGGGGGATCGCGCATCGCCCTGCAAGGGAGTGATGGATGCCATCGGAGTTTGGGTGCGCAAAGACGGCGAATGGGCGATTTTGCATCGCTGCCGCAAATGCGGCGCCATTCATTCCAACCGCATTGCCGCGGACGACAACCCCATTAAACTGGTTTCTATCGCCCTAAAGCCGCTGGCGTCTCCGCCATTTCCGCTGGAAATGCTGGAGCAAATGGCGGCAATAGAAAATAAGAAATAG
- a CDS encoding SDR family oxidoreductase yields MGKMEGKVVIITGGGKGIGFGLSTAFAKEGAKLVLTGRTVATLEGAKKELEEKYGVEVLTVGADGASEEQVQHVVEEAVKKFGKIDVLINNAQTSKSGMMLEQHSKEDFDLAIYSGLYATFFYMKACLPYLKESKGAIINFASGAGLAGRAGQSSYAAAKEGIRGLSRVAATEWGPYGINVNVVCPLAMTPGLEAWRKEYPALYEQTIKGVPLGHFADAEKDIGRVCVFLASEDASYLTGETITLQGGSGLRP; encoded by the coding sequence ATGGGTAAAATGGAAGGAAAAGTTGTTATCATTACAGGCGGCGGAAAGGGCATCGGTTTTGGCCTCTCCACTGCTTTTGCAAAAGAGGGAGCCAAGCTGGTTCTCACGGGCCGGACGGTGGCAACGCTGGAAGGCGCGAAGAAGGAGCTGGAGGAGAAGTACGGCGTCGAGGTTCTGACGGTAGGCGCAGACGGCGCCAGCGAAGAGCAGGTTCAGCATGTCGTGGAGGAAGCCGTCAAGAAATTCGGCAAGATCGATGTGCTCATCAACAACGCGCAGACCTCCAAATCCGGCATGATGCTGGAGCAGCACAGCAAGGAGGATTTCGACCTGGCTATCTATTCCGGCCTTTATGCGACGTTCTTCTATATGAAGGCATGCCTCCCCTACCTCAAGGAGAGCAAGGGAGCCATCATCAACTTCGCTTCGGGCGCGGGTCTGGCGGGCCGCGCAGGGCAATCCTCCTATGCGGCGGCAAAAGAGGGCATCCGCGGCCTCTCCCGGGTTGCGGCGACAGAGTGGGGCCCGTATGGCATCAACGTCAACGTCGTCTGCCCGCTGGCTATGACGCCTGGCCTGGAGGCTTGGAGAAAAGAGTACCCGGCGCTGTATGAGCAGACCATCAAAGGCGTTCCGCTGGGGCATTTTGCAGATGCGGAAAAGGATATTGGGCGGGTCTGCGTATTCCTGGCTTCGGAAGACGCTTCCTACCTGACGGGCGAGACCATCACGCTGCAGGGCGGCAGCGGTCTGCGGCCGTAG
- the gpmI gene encoding 2,3-bisphosphoglycerate-independent phosphoglycerate mutase translates to MSKKFTALMILDGFGERAEAAGNAVLAAKTPNIDALKQQYPWTKIGASGMSVGLPDGQMGNSEVGHLNIGAGRIVYQELTRITKAILDGDFFQKEEFLGAIENAKQKGTALHLMGLLSDGGVHSHIEHLLALVELAKRQGLEKVYIHCFMDGRDVPPQSGKGYMEQLCEKLEEIGAGQVATVMGRYYAMDRDNRWERVQKAYEAMVLGQGEQNSCPVAAMQASYDAGITDEFVLPTVIVKDGAPVAKVSADDSIIFFNFRPDRAREITRTFIDPAFDGFARERFPVYYVCMTQYDKTFPNVHVAYKPQVLSNTLGEYLAKNGKKQFRIAETEKYAHVTFFFNGGVEQPNEGEDRFLIPSPKVATYDLQPEMSAYEVAEKACEMIRSGNYDVMILNFANPDMVGHTGVMEAAVKACEAVDECVGKVVAAIREVGGEVIITADHGNSEMMIDPKTKGPFTAHTTNLVPCILVSDARKDAKLKEGGILADLAPTILELMGLPKPEEMEGSSLILG, encoded by the coding sequence ATGAGCAAGAAATTTACGGCGCTGATGATTCTGGATGGCTTTGGCGAGCGTGCAGAAGCCGCGGGCAATGCCGTTTTGGCGGCAAAGACGCCCAATATCGACGCGCTGAAACAGCAGTATCCCTGGACGAAAATCGGCGCTTCGGGCATGTCCGTCGGACTGCCGGATGGGCAGATGGGCAACTCGGAAGTCGGCCATCTCAATATTGGCGCGGGGCGCATCGTCTATCAGGAACTGACGCGCATCACCAAGGCCATTTTGGATGGGGATTTCTTCCAGAAAGAGGAGTTTCTGGGCGCAATCGAAAACGCCAAGCAGAAGGGGACGGCTCTGCACCTGATGGGCCTGCTCTCGGACGGCGGCGTGCATAGCCATATCGAGCATCTGCTTGCGCTGGTCGAGCTGGCAAAGCGCCAGGGGCTGGAGAAAGTCTATATTCACTGCTTCATGGATGGCCGGGATGTGCCGCCCCAAAGCGGCAAGGGCTATATGGAGCAGCTCTGCGAAAAATTGGAAGAGATTGGCGCCGGCCAGGTTGCCACAGTCATGGGGCGCTATTACGCCATGGACCGCGATAACCGCTGGGAGCGCGTGCAGAAGGCCTACGAGGCGATGGTGCTGGGCCAGGGCGAGCAGAATAGCTGCCCGGTGGCGGCCATGCAGGCATCCTATGATGCGGGCATAACGGATGAGTTCGTCCTTCCGACGGTCATCGTCAAAGACGGCGCGCCGGTGGCGAAAGTCTCGGCGGATGATTCCATCATCTTCTTCAATTTCCGCCCGGACCGCGCGCGGGAGATCACGCGCACCTTTATCGATCCTGCCTTCGATGGCTTTGCGCGGGAGCGTTTCCCGGTTTACTACGTCTGCATGACGCAGTACGACAAAACCTTCCCGAACGTGCATGTGGCGTATAAGCCGCAGGTGCTGAGCAACACGCTGGGAGAGTACCTGGCGAAAAATGGCAAGAAGCAGTTCCGCATTGCGGAAACCGAGAAATATGCGCACGTTACGTTCTTTTTCAACGGCGGCGTCGAGCAGCCGAACGAGGGGGAGGATCGCTTCCTGATTCCTTCGCCCAAGGTTGCGACATACGATTTGCAGCCCGAGATGAGCGCATATGAGGTTGCAGAGAAAGCCTGTGAGATGATCCGCTCGGGCAATTACGACGTGATGATCTTAAACTTCGCAAACCCGGATATGGTCGGCCATACGGGCGTTATGGAGGCGGCCGTCAAGGCGTGCGAGGCGGTGGATGAATGCGTCGGCAAGGTTGTGGCGGCCATTCGCGAGGTCGGCGGCGAGGTGATCATCACGGCAGATCATGGCAACAGCGAGATGATGATCGATCCCAAGACCAAAGGCCCCTTTACCGCGCATACGACCAACCTAGTGCCCTGCATTTTGGTCAGTGATGCAAGAAAAGATGCGAAGCTCAAAGAGGGAGGCATCTTGGCGGATCTCGCGCCCACCATTCTGGAACTGATGGGGCTGCCCAAGCCGGAAGAGATGGAAGGATCTTCCTTGATTTTGGGCTAG
- the tpiA gene encoding triose-phosphate isomerase, which produces MRKPIIAGNWKMNKTPSEAVALVKDLLPLVADAKAEVVVCPTYVCLPAVAEALKGSNVKLGAQNLHFEKSGAFTGEISADMLKEIGVEYVIIGHSERRQYFAETDETVNKKVKTAIAAGLCPIICMGESLQEREQGITREIVSKQTKLALSGICGEDVKKLVIAYEPIWAIGTGKTATSDEANETIGDIRAAVKEVFGCEVAQSVRIQYGGSMNPKNVSELMAKEEIDGGLIGGASLKAEDFSKVVNY; this is translated from the coding sequence ATGAGAAAACCAATTATCGCGGGAAACTGGAAAATGAATAAAACCCCTTCCGAGGCGGTGGCGCTGGTGAAAGATCTGCTTCCGCTGGTCGCAGATGCCAAGGCTGAAGTTGTGGTCTGCCCGACGTACGTCTGCCTGCCGGCAGTAGCCGAGGCGCTCAAGGGCAGCAACGTCAAGCTGGGTGCGCAGAACCTGCACTTCGAGAAGAGCGGCGCATTCACCGGGGAAATTTCCGCGGATATGCTGAAGGAAATTGGCGTGGAATATGTCATCATCGGGCATAGCGAGCGCCGCCAGTATTTCGCTGAGACGGATGAGACCGTCAATAAAAAAGTCAAGACGGCGATTGCCGCCGGCCTTTGCCCCATCATCTGCATGGGCGAGAGCCTGCAGGAGAGAGAGCAGGGCATCACGCGGGAGATCGTCAGCAAGCAGACCAAGCTGGCGCTTTCTGGCATCTGCGGCGAGGACGTCAAAAAGCTGGTCATCGCATACGAGCCCATCTGGGCGATCGGCACGGGCAAAACCGCAACCTCCGATGAGGCCAACGAGACGATTGGCGACATCAGAGCTGCTGTTAAGGAAGTCTTCGGCTGCGAAGTTGCCCAGAGCGTCCGCATTCAGTACGGCGGCAGCATGAACCCCAAGAACGTCTCCGAGCTGATGGCAAAAGAGGAAATCGACGGCGGCCTGATCGGCGGTGCCAGCCTGAAGGCAGAGGATTTCTCGAAAGTTGTCAATTACTAA